In Numidum massiliense, a single genomic region encodes these proteins:
- a CDS encoding M42 family metallopeptidase encodes MKTTPTDAIVDTLLALVNIPSPTGRTHRAIQYIVARMNDLGGENMTVQRTNKGGLNVTVPGRDRATQRVLTAHVDTLGAMVKEIKEDGRLKLSQLGGYSWHSVDGEYCTVETGNGQTISGTILATHTSVHVYADAREQARTEENMEVRLDAPVKSEADVHALGINVGDFVSFDARAEKTAHGFVKSRHLDDKASTAILVELIRYLVKTNTELPYTTHFMFSTFEEVGFGANSGIPEGVREYLAVDMGAIGEGQATDEYCVSICAKDSSGPYNYDLRQKLVALAEQHDIYYQVDIYPFYGSDASAAVEAGADLIHGLVGPGIDASHAYERTHEDALSNTFRLLYHYVLSPSL; translated from the coding sequence GTGAAAACGACACCTACCGACGCCATCGTCGACACGCTACTCGCACTCGTGAACATACCGAGCCCGACGGGAAGGACTCACCGTGCCATCCAATACATCGTGGCGCGCATGAACGATTTGGGTGGCGAAAACATGACGGTACAACGGACGAACAAAGGTGGCCTTAACGTCACCGTTCCCGGGCGCGACAGGGCGACACAGCGCGTGTTGACAGCTCACGTCGATACGTTAGGCGCCATGGTAAAAGAAATAAAAGAAGACGGACGCTTGAAACTGTCGCAGCTCGGCGGTTACTCTTGGCATTCGGTCGACGGCGAATACTGCACCGTCGAGACGGGGAACGGACAAACGATTAGTGGGACGATTTTGGCAACCCATACGTCCGTTCACGTATACGCCGATGCGCGCGAACAAGCACGCACAGAAGAAAATATGGAAGTACGCCTCGACGCACCCGTAAAAAGTGAGGCCGACGTGCACGCCCTGGGCATTAACGTCGGTGACTTTGTCTCGTTCGATGCCCGCGCAGAAAAGACGGCGCACGGTTTTGTAAAAAGCCGTCACTTGGACGACAAAGCGAGTACTGCCATCTTAGTGGAACTCATTCGATACCTAGTGAAAACGAACACTGAACTGCCGTATACGACTCACTTTATGTTCAGCACGTTCGAAGAAGTCGGCTTCGGCGCTAATTCCGGCATCCCGGAGGGCGTCCGCGAATATTTGGCCGTCGATATGGGCGCCATAGGCGAAGGTCAAGCGACCGACGAGTACTGCGTCTCGATTTGTGCGAAAGATAGCAGCGGTCCGTACAACTATGACTTGCGGCAAAAACTGGTCGCCTTAGCGGAGCAGCACGACATTTATTATCAAGTGGACATTTACCCGTTTTACGGTTCTGACGCCAGCGCAGCGGTAGAGGCGGGAGCCGATCTCATACACGGATTAGTCGGTCCGGGCATCGATGCCTCCCAC
- the map gene encoding type I methionyl aminopeptidase has translation MIILKTKKDIEHMAKAGKLLASCHREIAKRIRPGVTTWEIDQFVERYLEKHGATPEQKGYHGFPFATCASVNDVICHGFPNKQPLKSGDIVTIDMVVNLNGGLADSAWSYAVGNVSPTAERLLKVTKESLYKGIEQAVVGNRIGDISHAVQTHAEAHGFSVVRQFIGHGIGKNMHEAPDVPHFGPPGRGPRLREGMVITIEPMLNVGSFHAKVDDDNWTARTVDGSLSAQYEHTLAITKDGPRILTEQS, from the coding sequence ATGATTATCTTAAAGACAAAAAAAGACATCGAACATATGGCTAAGGCCGGCAAGCTATTAGCGTCCTGCCACCGCGAAATTGCTAAACGCATTCGCCCTGGGGTCACGACGTGGGAGATCGACCAATTCGTGGAACGATACTTAGAAAAACACGGTGCCACACCAGAACAAAAAGGGTACCATGGCTTTCCGTTTGCCACGTGTGCTTCCGTCAACGACGTCATCTGCCACGGTTTTCCAAACAAACAGCCTTTAAAATCAGGCGACATCGTCACGATCGACATGGTCGTCAATTTGAACGGTGGTTTAGCCGATTCCGCGTGGTCGTACGCCGTCGGCAATGTCTCCCCTACCGCCGAGCGCCTCCTCAAGGTGACGAAGGAATCGCTTTATAAAGGGATTGAACAGGCCGTCGTCGGCAATCGTATCGGCGATATTTCCCACGCCGTGCAAACACATGCCGAAGCACACGGCTTCTCCGTCGTAAGACAATTTATCGGGCACGGCATTGGTAAAAATATGCACGAGGCGCCCGATGTCCCGCACTTCGGCCCTCCCGGACGCGGACCGCGCCTGCGAGAAGGAATGGTCATTACGATTGAACCGATGCTCAACGTCGGCTCATTCCACGCCAAAGTCGACGACGACAACTGGACGGCGCGCACCGTAGACGGCAGTTTGTCCGCCCAGTACGAGCACACGCTCGCGATCACGAAAGACGGTCCGCGCATTCTTACGGAACAATCGTAA
- a CDS encoding ABC transporter permease yields MGTAIDLGLIYAITALGVFLTFRILDLPDLTVDGSFTTGAAVATKLIVSGYSPLLATGAAIVAGALAGFITGLLHTKGNINGLLAGILTMIALYSINLRIMEKANLPLLREETLFSTMQSSGLLGTTQSILLLAAVAIVVKLVIDWFLHTEIGLSIQATGDNQEMIRSLGVNTDHTKIWGLSISNGLVGLSGAMIAQYQGYADIGMGIGLILVGLASVIIGQAIFRSNKIVIATFAVIVGAVLYRIVIKFALDIEWFDPSDMKLVSAVLVIIALIVPQWSVFRRQPRVNGGAAVRSGGGEQ; encoded by the coding sequence ATGGGTACGGCCATTGATTTAGGCTTAATCTATGCCATTACCGCACTTGGTGTATTCTTAACCTTCAGGATACTCGATCTGCCCGACTTGACGGTCGACGGGAGTTTTACGACAGGGGCAGCGGTCGCTACGAAACTAATCGTTAGCGGCTACTCCCCGCTTTTGGCGACGGGTGCGGCAATCGTCGCCGGTGCGCTGGCCGGTTTTATTACCGGCCTGTTGCACACGAAAGGTAATATTAACGGGTTGTTGGCTGGGATTTTAACGATGATCGCCCTGTACTCGATTAACTTGCGCATCATGGAAAAAGCGAATTTGCCGTTGCTGCGGGAAGAGACGCTTTTTTCTACGATGCAATCGTCCGGACTGTTGGGCACGACGCAGTCGATCTTACTGTTGGCCGCGGTCGCGATTGTCGTCAAACTCGTTATCGATTGGTTTTTGCATACGGAAATTGGCTTGAGTATTCAAGCGACAGGAGACAACCAAGAGATGATCAGAAGCCTCGGGGTCAATACGGACCATACGAAAATTTGGGGCTTAAGCATTTCAAACGGGCTCGTCGGTTTGAGCGGAGCGATGATTGCCCAATACCAAGGGTACGCCGATATCGGTATGGGGATCGGTCTCATTCTCGTCGGGCTCGCGTCGGTCATTATTGGGCAAGCGATTTTCCGCAGCAACAAGATCGTTATTGCCACTTTTGCCGTCATCGTCGGTGCAGTTCTTTACCGCATCGTCATTAAGTTTGCCCTCGACATCGAATGGTTTGACCCGTCGGATATGAAGCTCGTCTCAGCTGTTCTCGTCATTATTGCATTAATTGTGCCGCAGTGGTCCGTCTTTCGCCGCCAGCCACGCGTAAATGGCGGCGCCGCGGTGCGGTCAGGAGGAGGTGAGCAGTAA
- a CDS encoding ABC transporter substrate-binding protein, which translates to MQKKWSYFSLVLLACVLIIAACGQQDGAKQGDSSNSGAKNESKGGDKAKDGDQKKVTIGINQLVEHPSLDAAREGFLQAFADNGYKEGENVTFDIQNAQGEQATATSIASKFASKVDLVLAIATPSAQATAQALTDIPVLFTAVTEPAEAGLVDSWEAPGSNVTGTSDLNPVKEQLGLVPEVAPKAKTVGIVYNSGEINSEAQVKIAKEAAEELGLKLELKTVTNKNEVLQAAQSLVGKVDALYVPTDNAVVDALESMIQIAEKEKLPLIVGEGDSVKRGGLATWGIDYEKLGYQTGEMALKILKGEDPAKMPVETLEAIELKINKGAAERMGVKLPEELLKKADQVFD; encoded by the coding sequence ATGCAGAAAAAGTGGTCTTATTTTTCACTTGTTTTGTTAGCGTGTGTTCTCATTATCGCCGCTTGTGGACAGCAAGACGGAGCCAAACAGGGAGATAGTAGCAACTCAGGGGCGAAAAACGAGTCGAAAGGCGGGGACAAGGCTAAGGACGGCGATCAAAAGAAAGTGACGATCGGCATTAACCAGCTTGTGGAACACCCGTCACTCGACGCCGCACGCGAAGGGTTTTTGCAGGCGTTCGCTGACAACGGCTATAAAGAAGGCGAAAACGTCACGTTCGATATTCAAAATGCGCAAGGCGAACAAGCGACAGCGACATCGATCGCCAGTAAGTTTGCGAGTAAAGTCGATTTAGTGCTGGCGATTGCCACACCGTCGGCGCAGGCGACGGCGCAAGCTTTAACGGATATTCCCGTGCTGTTTACGGCGGTGACCGAACCGGCTGAGGCTGGACTCGTCGACAGCTGGGAAGCACCGGGCAGTAATGTGACGGGAACGAGCGACTTAAACCCGGTGAAGGAACAACTCGGTCTCGTCCCGGAAGTTGCACCAAAAGCAAAAACGGTCGGCATTGTGTACAATTCAGGGGAGATTAATTCGGAAGCGCAAGTAAAGATCGCGAAGGAAGCTGCGGAAGAGCTTGGACTTAAACTCGAGTTGAAAACAGTGACGAATAAAAACGAAGTGTTGCAAGCGGCGCAGTCCCTCGTCGGAAAAGTGGACGCGTTATACGTACCGACAGACAATGCTGTCGTCGATGCGCTAGAATCGATGATTCAAATTGCCGAGAAGGAGAAACTGCCGCTCATCGTCGGCGAAGGCGACAGTGTGAAAAGGGGTGGCCTCGCGACGTGGGGGATCGATTATGAGAAGCTCGGATACCAAACGGGTGAAATGGCGCTTAAAATTCTGAAAGGCGAAGACCCGGCGAAAATGCCAGTCGAAACGCTAGAGGCGATTGAGCTGAAAATTAACAAAGGCGCTGCTGAGCGCATGGGAGTCAAATTACCCGAAGAGCTGTTAAAGAAAGCCGATCAAGTCTTTGATTAA